The window CACGGAGAAGAGAAAACTATTTTAAAACTTCGCAAGGTCAAAGATTATTAAAACGTAGACTTAAAGAGTATTTTTATCATCAAAAATAGATAAAATTATTCGAATTTCTACTACGGGGTGGGAGTCCCTCGCGCACATTCTACTCGCGGCCAAAAGGGCCGCCGACGCAGCCACTTGGCCCTTACAAAAATCGGGTTAGTTTCATGTTCGCATTGTCATAAACCAAAGCTGAGCCACCGAGTATGTAAATCCTGCGGTTTTTACGGAGAAAAAGAAGTGATTAACGTTTTGGCAAGGGAGCTAAAGAAAAAAGAAAGGAATCGCAA is drawn from Candidatus Yanofskybacteria bacterium and contains these coding sequences:
- the rpmF gene encoding 50S ribosomal protein L32, which gives rise to MGVPRAHSTRGQKGRRRSHLALTKIGLVSCSHCHKPKLSHRVCKSCGFYGEKEVINVLARELKKKERNRKAQK